The Neoarius graeffei isolate fNeoGra1 chromosome 12, fNeoGra1.pri, whole genome shotgun sequence genome window below encodes:
- the LOC132895732 gene encoding NEDD4 family-interacting protein 1-like isoform X1: MKTGQGADVGKKTQTYIIGQSVELVSLLCAECRCGSVRMAEPSGGYQQLPSEEEAEAGPQVSTDAPPPYSSITADNAAYFDYKGDAAFPKPPSYNVATSLPSYDEAERSKAETSVPLVTGRDDDFVARDDFEDADQLRIGNDGVFMLTFFMAFLFNWIGFFLSFCLTTSAAGRYGAISGFGLSLIKWILIVRFSTYFTGYFHGQYWLWWVFLVLGFLLFLRGFINYAKIRRMADSFATLPSTRVLFIY, translated from the exons ATGAAAACAGGCCAAGGGGCAGACGTGGGCAAGAAGACACAAACTTACATAATTGGGCAGAGCGTTGAGTTGGTTTCGCTGCTCTGCGCTGAGTGTCGGTGCGGCTCTGTGAGGATGGCGGAACCGAGCGGCGGCTACCAGCAG TTACCCAGTGAGGAAGAGGCAGAGGCGGGGCCTCAGGTGAGTACTGATGCTCCGCCCCCATACAGCAGCATCACAGCAGACAATGCAG caTATTTTGATTACAAAGGTGATGCTGCTTTCCCCAAACCTCCATCTTACAATGTGGCCACGTCGCTGCCGTCGTATGACGAGGCTGAGAGAAGCAAAGCAGAAACTTCTGTTCCTCTGGTGACGGGACGA GATGATGACTTTGTGGCCAGAGATGATTTTGAGGATGCAGACCAGCTGCGAATTGGCAACGACGGTGTCTTCATGCTGACTTTCTTTA TGGCTTTCCTCTTCAACTGGATCGGTTTCTTCCTGTCTTTCTGCCTGACCACCTCAGCAGCGGGTCGTTATGGCGCCATCTCCGGTTTCGGCCTGTCCCTCATTAAGTGGATCCTGATCGTGAGA TTTTCTACGTATTTCACCGGCTACTTCCACGGTCAGTACTGGCTGTGGTGGGTGTTCCTGGTGCTCG GTTTTCTGCTCTTCCTCCGAGGCTTCATCAACTACGCCAAGATCCGCAGGATGGCTGACTCTTTCGCGACTCTCCCAAGTACCAGAGTCCTTTTCATCTATTAA
- the LOC132895732 gene encoding NEDD4 family-interacting protein 1-like isoform X2 yields MASNRDVMDRSRKNGQDTKEEKQTLPSEEEAEAGPQVSTDAPPPYSSITADNAAYFDYKGDAAFPKPPSYNVATSLPSYDEAERSKAETSVPLVTGRDDDFVARDDFEDADQLRIGNDGVFMLTFFMAFLFNWIGFFLSFCLTTSAAGRYGAISGFGLSLIKWILIVRFSTYFTGYFHGQYWLWWVFLVLGFLLFLRGFINYAKIRRMADSFATLPSTRVLFIY; encoded by the exons ATGGCATCTAACAGAGATGTAATGGATAGATCAAGAAAAAATGGCCAAGATACAAAAGAGGAAAAGCAAACG TTACCCAGTGAGGAAGAGGCAGAGGCGGGGCCTCAGGTGAGTACTGATGCTCCGCCCCCATACAGCAGCATCACAGCAGACAATGCAG caTATTTTGATTACAAAGGTGATGCTGCTTTCCCCAAACCTCCATCTTACAATGTGGCCACGTCGCTGCCGTCGTATGACGAGGCTGAGAGAAGCAAAGCAGAAACTTCTGTTCCTCTGGTGACGGGACGA GATGATGACTTTGTGGCCAGAGATGATTTTGAGGATGCAGACCAGCTGCGAATTGGCAACGACGGTGTCTTCATGCTGACTTTCTTTA TGGCTTTCCTCTTCAACTGGATCGGTTTCTTCCTGTCTTTCTGCCTGACCACCTCAGCAGCGGGTCGTTATGGCGCCATCTCCGGTTTCGGCCTGTCCCTCATTAAGTGGATCCTGATCGTGAGA TTTTCTACGTATTTCACCGGCTACTTCCACGGTCAGTACTGGCTGTGGTGGGTGTTCCTGGTGCTCG GTTTTCTGCTCTTCCTCCGAGGCTTCATCAACTACGCCAAGATCCGCAGGATGGCTGACTCTTTCGCGACTCTCCCAAGTACCAGAGTCCTTTTCATCTATTAA
- the endou2 gene encoding uridylate-specific endoribonuclease B isoform X2 has product MALTAPRSSKAANLSDVSDGKEEAQSPFFTYVDETILKKETFLAFISLLDNYESVTGVPEVVTPEEEAENHRFLDSIIKTSVMKIVHKYLVKNDLSPLDTSAFKEQLHHIWFELYTRRGSSRPDSSGFEHVFVGETRGGRTVIGFHNWIQLYLQEKLGHINYKGYSVEENSPEPDENKHILALQFSWKNGIKPKGSIFVGVSPEFEFALYTLCFITSPNERVRVSFSLYDVEIVCHHYNRKHIGTTYPVLIRYQDMQ; this is encoded by the exons ATGGCCCTCACAGCTCCACGATCA AGTAAAGCAGCGAATCTGTCAGACGTCAGTGATGGGAAAGAAGAAGCTCAATCTCCGTTTTTCACATATGTGGATGAAaccattttaaaaaaagaaacctttTTGG ccttcaTTTCACTTCTGGACAATTATGAGAGTGTTACTGGTGTACCAGAGGTCGTGACCCCGGAGGAGGAGGCAGAGAATCACAGGTTTTTGGACTCCATAATAAAGACTTCTGTAATGAAG ATTGTCCATAAGTACCTTGTAAAGAACGATCTCTCTCCACTCGACACATCAGCATTTAAGGAGCAGCTGCACCACATCTGGTTCGAGCTTTATACCAGGAGAGGATCCAGCAG gccagACTCATCAGGGTTTGAGCATGTCTTCGTGGGTGAAACGAGAGGTGGACGCACTGTTATCGGTTTCCACAACTGGATTCAGTTGTACTTGCAAGAGAAGCTCGGCCATATCAACTACAAAGGCTACAGCGTGGAAGAGAATTCCCCAGAA CCTGATGAGAACAAACACATTTTAGCTCTTCAGTTCAGCTGGAAGAACGGGATCAAGCCCAAAGGGAGCATCTTCGTTGGTGTGAGCCCAGAGTTTGAGTTCGCCCTGTACACCCTGTGCTTCATCACCTCTCCTAATGAGCGCGTCAGAGTGTCTTTCAGTCTTTACGACGTGGAGATTGTGTGCCATCACTACAACCGGAAGCACATAGGAACAACTTACCCTGTCCTCATCAGATACCAGGACATGCAGTGA
- the endou2 gene encoding uridylate-specific endoribonuclease B isoform X1: MTEQDSDLTAVVQELWDNDINRLRPGTDYRISLQSKAANLSDVSDGKEEAQSPFFTYVDETILKKETFLAFISLLDNYESVTGVPEVVTPEEEAENHRFLDSIIKTSVMKIVHKYLVKNDLSPLDTSAFKEQLHHIWFELYTRRGSSRPDSSGFEHVFVGETRGGRTVIGFHNWIQLYLQEKLGHINYKGYSVEENSPEPDENKHILALQFSWKNGIKPKGSIFVGVSPEFEFALYTLCFITSPNERVRVSFSLYDVEIVCHHYNRKHIGTTYPVLIRYQDMQ, from the exons ATGACTGAACAGGACTCAGACCTGACCGCTGTAGTGCAGGAGCTGTGGGACAATGATATCAATCGCCTGAGACCTGGGACAGACTACCGCATATCTCtgcaa AGTAAAGCAGCGAATCTGTCAGACGTCAGTGATGGGAAAGAAGAAGCTCAATCTCCGTTTTTCACATATGTGGATGAAaccattttaaaaaaagaaacctttTTGG ccttcaTTTCACTTCTGGACAATTATGAGAGTGTTACTGGTGTACCAGAGGTCGTGACCCCGGAGGAGGAGGCAGAGAATCACAGGTTTTTGGACTCCATAATAAAGACTTCTGTAATGAAG ATTGTCCATAAGTACCTTGTAAAGAACGATCTCTCTCCACTCGACACATCAGCATTTAAGGAGCAGCTGCACCACATCTGGTTCGAGCTTTATACCAGGAGAGGATCCAGCAG gccagACTCATCAGGGTTTGAGCATGTCTTCGTGGGTGAAACGAGAGGTGGACGCACTGTTATCGGTTTCCACAACTGGATTCAGTTGTACTTGCAAGAGAAGCTCGGCCATATCAACTACAAAGGCTACAGCGTGGAAGAGAATTCCCCAGAA CCTGATGAGAACAAACACATTTTAGCTCTTCAGTTCAGCTGGAAGAACGGGATCAAGCCCAAAGGGAGCATCTTCGTTGGTGTGAGCCCAGAGTTTGAGTTCGCCCTGTACACCCTGTGCTTCATCACCTCTCCTAATGAGCGCGTCAGAGTGTCTTTCAGTCTTTACGACGTGGAGATTGTGTGCCATCACTACAACCGGAAGCACATAGGAACAACTTACCCTGTCCTCATCAGATACCAGGACATGCAGTGA
- the rnf14 gene encoding E3 ubiquitin-protein ligase RNF14 isoform X1, producing MSEDQEAQDDELLALASIYDAEEFRRAESSREGEIHLCLELPSDFKLLVSGERCVEYDVSFLPPLVLSFELPVDYPSSSAPAFTLSSKWLSRLQLTSLCKRLDDLWQENQGSVVLFTWIQFLKEEALEFMGLQSPLEIPSSSSKYPQLECCRTDGAPKRAENTGAERKKSAELDPRAVLEAELHTDLLRQLLDFDEAQRQKVFDSKVFCCGICFSEKLGSSCVLFKECQHVYCRTCITEYFRIQIRDGKVQCLTCPEPECTSVATPSQVKLLVGEEEFARYDRLLLQNSLDMMADVVYCPRTSCCMAVMLEPNATMGLCPSCRYAFCTLCKRAYHGLSHCPPTVQELTNLQEEYLNASEEDRKFLEQRFGKQVINRAIEESFSQQWLDENSKLCPHCSCHIQKMQGCNKMTCSSCHQNFCWICLAPLSRVNPYSHFNNPNVPCFNQLFQGVDDDDDEYWSDEDE from the exons ATGTCTGAGGATCAGGAAGCACAGGATGATGAACTGCTGGCTTTAGCGAGCATTTATGATGCAGAAGAGTTTCGCCGAGCCGAGTCAAGCCGGGAAGGAGAAATCCATCTGTGTCTCGAGTTGCCTTCTGACTTCAAGTTGCTGGTCAGCG GGGAGAGATGTGTGGAGTACGACGTCTCCTTTCTGCCTCCTCTGGTCTTGAGTTTCGAGCTTCCTGTCGATTATCCTTCCTCATCAGCGCCAGCGTTTACGCTGAGCTCCAAATGGCTCTCCAGACTCCAG CTGACATCTCTGTGTAAACGTCTGGATGACCTGTGGCAGGAGAATCAGGGCAGCGTGGTGCTCTTCACCTGGATTCAGTTCCTCAAGGAAGAGGCTTTGGAATTCATGGGTCTGCAGTCTCCTCTGGAGATCCCCAGTAGTAGCAGCAAATATCCTCAGCTGGAGTGCTGCAGAACTGATGGAGCCCCCAAGCGAGCCGAGAACACAGGGGCGGAGAGGAAGAAGTCGGCAGAGCTGGACCCCCGCGCAGTTCTGGAGGCGGAGCTGCACACTGATCTGCTGCGTCAGCTCCTGGACTTTGACGAAGCTCAGCGGCAGAAGGTTTTCGACAGTAAGGTCTTCTGCTGTGGGATTTGCTTCTCCGAGAAGCTGGGCTCCAGCTGCGTGCTCTTTAAAGAGTGTCAGCACGTTTACTGCAGGACCTGCATCACGGAGTACTTCCGGATCCAAATCCGAGACGGCAAAGTCCAGTGCCTTACATGCCCTGAGCCGGAGTGTACCTCTGTAGCCACGCCTTCCCAG GTGAAGCTGCTGGTTGGGGAGGAGGAGTTTGCACGCTACGATCGCTTGTTGCTGCAGAACAGCCTGGACATGATGGCGGATGTTGTGTACTGCCCTCGCACTTCCTGTTGCATGGCTGTGATGCTGGAGCCCAACGCCACCATGGGCCTGTGTCCATCCTGTCGCTACGCCTTCTGTACGCTGTGCAAGCGCGCCTACCACGGCCTGTCGCACTGCCCACCCACCGTCC AGGAGCTCACTAACCTGCAGGAGGAGTACCTGAATGCCTCTGAGGAGGACAGAAAGTTCTTGGAGCAGCGTTTTGGGAAGCAGGTGATCAACCGAGCTATAGAGGAGTCCTTCAGTCAGCAGTGGTTGGACGAGAACTCTAAACTCTGCCCTCACTGTAGCTGTCACATTCAG AAGATGCAAGGCTGCAACAAAATGACCTGCTCCTCCTGTCACCAGAACTTCTGCTGGATCTGCCTGGCTCCTCTGTCTCGAGTGAACCCCTACAGTCACTTCAACAATCCCAACGTACCCTGCTTCAACCA ATTGTTCCAgggtgtagatgatgatgatgatgagtattGGAGTGATGAAGATGAGTGA
- the rnf14 gene encoding E3 ubiquitin-protein ligase RNF14 isoform X2 encodes MSEDQEAQDDELLALASIYDAEEFRRAESSREGEIHLCLELPSDFKLLVSGERCVEYDVSFLPPLVLSFELPVDYPSSSAPAFTLSSKWLSRLQLTSLCKRLDDLWQENQGSVVLFTWIQFLKEEALEFMGLQSPLEIPSSSSKYPQLECCRTDGAPKRAENTGAERKKSAELDPRAVLEAELHTDLLRQLLDFDEAQRQKVFDSKVFCCGICFSEKLGSSCVLFKECQHVYCRTCITEYFRIQIRDGKVQCLTCPEPECTSVATPSQVKLLVGEEEFARYDRLLLQNSLDMMADVVYCPRTSCCMAVMLEPNATMGLCPSCRYAFCTLCKRAYHGLSHCPPTVQELTNLQEEYLNASEEDRKFLEQRFGKQKMQGCNKMTCSSCHQNFCWICLAPLSRVNPYSHFNNPNVPCFNQLFQGVDDDDDEYWSDEDE; translated from the exons ATGTCTGAGGATCAGGAAGCACAGGATGATGAACTGCTGGCTTTAGCGAGCATTTATGATGCAGAAGAGTTTCGCCGAGCCGAGTCAAGCCGGGAAGGAGAAATCCATCTGTGTCTCGAGTTGCCTTCTGACTTCAAGTTGCTGGTCAGCG GGGAGAGATGTGTGGAGTACGACGTCTCCTTTCTGCCTCCTCTGGTCTTGAGTTTCGAGCTTCCTGTCGATTATCCTTCCTCATCAGCGCCAGCGTTTACGCTGAGCTCCAAATGGCTCTCCAGACTCCAG CTGACATCTCTGTGTAAACGTCTGGATGACCTGTGGCAGGAGAATCAGGGCAGCGTGGTGCTCTTCACCTGGATTCAGTTCCTCAAGGAAGAGGCTTTGGAATTCATGGGTCTGCAGTCTCCTCTGGAGATCCCCAGTAGTAGCAGCAAATATCCTCAGCTGGAGTGCTGCAGAACTGATGGAGCCCCCAAGCGAGCCGAGAACACAGGGGCGGAGAGGAAGAAGTCGGCAGAGCTGGACCCCCGCGCAGTTCTGGAGGCGGAGCTGCACACTGATCTGCTGCGTCAGCTCCTGGACTTTGACGAAGCTCAGCGGCAGAAGGTTTTCGACAGTAAGGTCTTCTGCTGTGGGATTTGCTTCTCCGAGAAGCTGGGCTCCAGCTGCGTGCTCTTTAAAGAGTGTCAGCACGTTTACTGCAGGACCTGCATCACGGAGTACTTCCGGATCCAAATCCGAGACGGCAAAGTCCAGTGCCTTACATGCCCTGAGCCGGAGTGTACCTCTGTAGCCACGCCTTCCCAG GTGAAGCTGCTGGTTGGGGAGGAGGAGTTTGCACGCTACGATCGCTTGTTGCTGCAGAACAGCCTGGACATGATGGCGGATGTTGTGTACTGCCCTCGCACTTCCTGTTGCATGGCTGTGATGCTGGAGCCCAACGCCACCATGGGCCTGTGTCCATCCTGTCGCTACGCCTTCTGTACGCTGTGCAAGCGCGCCTACCACGGCCTGTCGCACTGCCCACCCACCGTCC AGGAGCTCACTAACCTGCAGGAGGAGTACCTGAATGCCTCTGAGGAGGACAGAAAGTTCTTGGAGCAGCGTTTTGGGAAGCAG AAGATGCAAGGCTGCAACAAAATGACCTGCTCCTCCTGTCACCAGAACTTCTGCTGGATCTGCCTGGCTCCTCTGTCTCGAGTGAACCCCTACAGTCACTTCAACAATCCCAACGTACCCTGCTTCAACCA ATTGTTCCAgggtgtagatgatgatgatgatgagtattGGAGTGATGAAGATGAGTGA
- the rnf14 gene encoding E3 ubiquitin-protein ligase RNF14 isoform X3, whose protein sequence is MCGVRRLLSASSGLEFRASCRLSFLISASVYAELQMALQTPGEETRCCECGWLRELTSLCKRLDDLWQENQGSVVLFTWIQFLKEEALEFMGLQSPLEIPSSSSKYPQLECCRTDGAPKRAENTGAERKKSAELDPRAVLEAELHTDLLRQLLDFDEAQRQKVFDSKVFCCGICFSEKLGSSCVLFKECQHVYCRTCITEYFRIQIRDGKVQCLTCPEPECTSVATPSQVKLLVGEEEFARYDRLLLQNSLDMMADVVYCPRTSCCMAVMLEPNATMGLCPSCRYAFCTLCKRAYHGLSHCPPTVQELTNLQEEYLNASEEDRKFLEQRFGKQVINRAIEESFSQQWLDENSKLCPHCSCHIQKMQGCNKMTCSSCHQNFCWICLAPLSRVNPYSHFNNPNVPCFNQLFQGVDDDDDEYWSDEDE, encoded by the exons ATGTGTGGAGTACGACGTCTCCTTTCTGCCTCCTCTGGTCTTGAGTTTCGAGCTTCCTGTCGATTATCCTTCCTCATCAGCGCCAGCGTTTACGCTGAGCTCCAAATGGCTCTCCAGACTCCAGGTGAAGAAACACGTTGTTGTGAGTGCGGCTGGCTGAGAGAG CTGACATCTCTGTGTAAACGTCTGGATGACCTGTGGCAGGAGAATCAGGGCAGCGTGGTGCTCTTCACCTGGATTCAGTTCCTCAAGGAAGAGGCTTTGGAATTCATGGGTCTGCAGTCTCCTCTGGAGATCCCCAGTAGTAGCAGCAAATATCCTCAGCTGGAGTGCTGCAGAACTGATGGAGCCCCCAAGCGAGCCGAGAACACAGGGGCGGAGAGGAAGAAGTCGGCAGAGCTGGACCCCCGCGCAGTTCTGGAGGCGGAGCTGCACACTGATCTGCTGCGTCAGCTCCTGGACTTTGACGAAGCTCAGCGGCAGAAGGTTTTCGACAGTAAGGTCTTCTGCTGTGGGATTTGCTTCTCCGAGAAGCTGGGCTCCAGCTGCGTGCTCTTTAAAGAGTGTCAGCACGTTTACTGCAGGACCTGCATCACGGAGTACTTCCGGATCCAAATCCGAGACGGCAAAGTCCAGTGCCTTACATGCCCTGAGCCGGAGTGTACCTCTGTAGCCACGCCTTCCCAG GTGAAGCTGCTGGTTGGGGAGGAGGAGTTTGCACGCTACGATCGCTTGTTGCTGCAGAACAGCCTGGACATGATGGCGGATGTTGTGTACTGCCCTCGCACTTCCTGTTGCATGGCTGTGATGCTGGAGCCCAACGCCACCATGGGCCTGTGTCCATCCTGTCGCTACGCCTTCTGTACGCTGTGCAAGCGCGCCTACCACGGCCTGTCGCACTGCCCACCCACCGTCC AGGAGCTCACTAACCTGCAGGAGGAGTACCTGAATGCCTCTGAGGAGGACAGAAAGTTCTTGGAGCAGCGTTTTGGGAAGCAGGTGATCAACCGAGCTATAGAGGAGTCCTTCAGTCAGCAGTGGTTGGACGAGAACTCTAAACTCTGCCCTCACTGTAGCTGTCACATTCAG AAGATGCAAGGCTGCAACAAAATGACCTGCTCCTCCTGTCACCAGAACTTCTGCTGGATCTGCCTGGCTCCTCTGTCTCGAGTGAACCCCTACAGTCACTTCAACAATCCCAACGTACCCTGCTTCAACCA ATTGTTCCAgggtgtagatgatgatgatgatgagtattGGAGTGATGAAGATGAGTGA